TGTTCCGCACGGCGCGGTGCGCGCCTACGTGATGGATGAGCGCGGCGCGCGCAATCTTGATCCGACCGAGCATGAGATCGCGCGCATGTCGCAGATCGTGGAAGAAGGTCTGCGCGCAGGCGCCTTGGGCTTCTCGACGTCGCGCACGATCCTGCACCGCTCGATCGATGGCGAACTTGTGCCGGGCACGACAGCAACGAAGGAAGAGCTGATCGGCATTGGCCGCGCCATGGGCCGCGTCGGTTATGGCGTGTTCGAAATGGCGTCGGACCTGAAGCGCGAGTGGAACGAGTTCGAGTGGATGGGCGATCTGAGCCGCGAGACGGGACTTCCCGTCACCTTCGCCGCGCTGCAATCGATCGCCAAGGAGCTGCCGCTCGACGAACAGATCTCAGAGATGCGCGCGCAGAACGCCAAGGGCGCCAATATCGTTGCGCAGATTGCGTTGCGTGGGAACGGCATCGTCATGGCTTGGCAAGGCACAGTGCATCCGTTCCGATTCCGTCCGGCATGGACTGAGATCGTGGACAAGCCGTGGGCCGAACAGCTCGCGCATTTGAAAGACCCAGCGTTCAAGCAACGCATGCTGACGGAAGAAAACGTCTTCCCGGAAAGTGATCTCGTCGGCCTGATGATGGTGATCTCGGGCGGCTGGTCACTGCAATACGAGATGGGGCCCGATTTCAATTATGAGCCGACACAAGCCGAGACGATCGCCGCGCGCGCAGAAGCGGTGGGCAAGTCCCCGGCGGAATACGCGTACGATCTGCTGATGCAGGACGAGGGCAAGGGCTTCATCTATTTCCCGATCTTGAATTATGCCGACGGGAATTTGAACTTCCTCGAAGCGCTGCAAGTCTCCGACGACACGGTGAACTCGCTCTCCGACGGCGGCGCGCATTGCGGCACGATCTGCGACGCAGCCTCGCCGACCTTCATGTTGCAGCATTGGGTGCGCGATCGCGCGGGCCAACGCATAACGCTTGAGAATGCGGTGAAGCGCCAATGCCGCGACACGGCGCGGCTCTATGGACTTTCAGATCGCGGGCTAATCGCGCCTGGCTATCTGGCCGACATCAACGTGATCGACTTCGACAAGATAAAGCTCGGCAAGCCGTGGCTTGCGTTCGATCTGCCGGCAGGCGGCAAACGCCTGCTGCAGAAGGCGGAAGGCTATGTCGCCACGATCAAGTCCGGCGAGATCACCTTCCGCGACGGCGAATATCTGGGCGTGCATCCGGGCAAGCTCATTCGCGGACCGCAAACGGCGCCGATGAAGGTCGCAGCGGAGTAACGCGAGCCTAGCTCGCGAAACCCGCTTTGCGCGGGCCCATGTAGCCGAACAGGAAGGCGCCGACTTTGCGCATCTGGATCTCTTCGGAGCCTTCGGTGATGCGATAGCGGCGGTGGTGGCGATAGATGTGCTCGAACGGCTTGTGCCGCGAATAACCGATGCCGCCATGCACTTGCATGGCGCGGTCGGCCGCGTCGCAGCAGAGCCTGTTCGCCCAATAATTGCAC
This is a stretch of genomic DNA from Vitreimonas flagellata. It encodes these proteins:
- a CDS encoding N-acyl-D-amino-acid deacylase family protein yields the protein MHDLVIRNGTVVDGTGAPRFVADVAVDGGLITAIGPNLPRGKQEIDATGKIVAPGWVDIHTHYDGQATWDQEMAPSSWHGVTTVVMGNCGVGFAPAKPDKHDWLIGLMEGVEDIPGTALAEGLTWNWESFPEYLDELERLPRTIDIGTHVPHGAVRAYVMDERGARNLDPTEHEIARMSQIVEEGLRAGALGFSTSRTILHRSIDGELVPGTTATKEELIGIGRAMGRVGYGVFEMASDLKREWNEFEWMGDLSRETGLPVTFAALQSIAKELPLDEQISEMRAQNAKGANIVAQIALRGNGIVMAWQGTVHPFRFRPAWTEIVDKPWAEQLAHLKDPAFKQRMLTEENVFPESDLVGLMMVISGGWSLQYEMGPDFNYEPTQAETIAARAEAVGKSPAEYAYDLLMQDEGKGFIYFPILNYADGNLNFLEALQVSDDTVNSLSDGGAHCGTICDAASPTFMLQHWVRDRAGQRITLENAVKRQCRDTARLYGLSDRGLIAPGYLADINVIDFDKIKLGKPWLAFDLPAGGKRLLQKAEGYVATIKSGEITFRDGEYLGVHPGKLIRGPQTAPMKVAAE